The DNA window AAGAATTGGGCAGCAGCAACTTCAGTGAGCCATCGAAAATCTGAGCCAGATCCTCGACACTGGCGCCCTGCGCTCCGAGTCCAGGAGCGAGGATCGGTCCGGTGAAACCCGACAGATCCAGACCGTGATCGCGGGTCGCGCCGACAACCAAGCCAACAGTTGCCGAACCGTTCGAATTGACCGCGGCCCCCGCGTCGACGATCGATTGACCGACGGTGCGACCGGTCGTGATCGCCTGCTGTAGCGAAGCCCCCTCGGGGTTGGAGGTGCGGGCCAGGACGAACACTCCCCTACCGCCCGCCTCGGCCAGCGCGATCGTCTCGTTCAGCGAATCGAAGCCCAGGTACGGCGAGACCGTCACGGCGTCCGAGGACAATGAAGAGTCCGCACCGAGCCACGACTGCGCGTACGCGCTCATGGTGCTGCCGATATCGCCGCGTTTCGCATCGGCGATCACGAGCGTTCCGGCGTCGCGCAGCACCGAGATGGTCCGTTCGAGCACGGCGTACCCGGGGCTGCCGTAAGCCTCGAAGAATGCGACCTGAGGCTTGACCACCGCAATCTCGCCCACGAACGCTTCCACACAGATCTCGGCGAACTTCTCGAGCCCGTCGGCGTTGCTCGGCAGACCCCACTGTTCGAGCAACGCAGGATGCGGATCGATCCCCACGCACAGACGCCCACGAGCGGACGTCGCCGCGCGGAGCCGATCCAGCCATCCCTGCGCACTCATGCCTGTCCCACTCCTGCCGTGAGTACCGCATGCAGATCCTGCAACGACCGCACACCGATGTCTCCGGCAATGCCGGCCTCGATACCCTGCACTGCCGCCGATGCGCCCTGCACGGTCGTGATGCACGGAATGTTCTGCGCGACGGCTGCGCTGCGGATCTCGTACCCGTCGACGCGCGGTCCGGAATTACCGTACGGCGTGTTGATCACCATCGCGATATCTCCGGCAAGGATCCGGTCGACGATGGTGACGGCACCTTCGGGCACCTCTTCTCCGGACTGCTTGTAAACCTGCTCGCACGTGATTCCGTTTCGCCGCAGCACCTCGGCGGTGCCCTCGGTGGCCAGGATCGTGAAACCGAGGTCCGCGAGCCGCTTGACCGGGAAGATCAGCGAACGCTTGTCCTTGTTCGCGACGGACACGAACACGGCACCCGACGCGGGCAGCGAGCCGTAGGCCGCCGTCTGACTCTTTGCGAATGCAGTACCGAAGTCGGCGTCGATACCCATGACCTCGCCCGTCGACTTCATTTCCGGACTCAGCAACGTGTCCACTCCGGTACCGTCCGCACGTCGGAACCTGTTGAACGGCAACACAGCTTCCTTGACGGCGATCGGAGCGCCGAGCGGCGTCGTGCCGCCGTCTCCCTCGGCGGGGAGCATTCCGCTCGCGCGTAGGTCGGCGATCGACTCGCCCAACATGACGCGGGCGCAGGCTTTCGCCAACTGCACTGCCGTTGCCTTGGACACGAACGGGACCGTGCGGCTCGCCCTCGGGTTCGCCTCGAGCACGTACAGGATGTCGTCCTTGAGCGCGTATTGAACGTTGAGCAGACCCTTGACGCCGATACCCTTTGCCAGCAGCTCCGTCGAGCGACGGACGTTCTCGATGTCGGAGCGGCCCAACGTGATCGGCGGAAGCGCGCATGCCGAGTCACCGGAGTGAATCCCGGCCTCTTCGATGTGCTCCATGACGCCACCCAGGTAGACCTCGGTACCGTCGCACAGAGCATCGACATCGATTTCGACGGCGTCTTCGAGGAACCTGTCGACGAGCACCGGACGGTCGTCCGAGATCTCGGTTGCGCGCGAGATGTAGTCCGCGAGCGATGCCTCGTCGTACACGATCTCCATTCCGCGTCCGCCGAGAACGTAGGACGGACGGACCAGCACGGGGTAGCCGATGCCGCCTGCGATCTCGCGAGCGCCGTCGAACGTCGTCGCCGTACCGAACTTCGGTGCCGGCAATCCGGCTTCGGTGAGAACCCGCCCGAACTCCCCGCGATCTTCCGCGAGATCGATCGCCTCCGGACTGGTACCGACGATCGGCACACCCGCGGCCTTCAATCGCTTGGCGAGGCCGAGCGGGGTCTGGCCACCGAGCTGGACGATGACGCCGGCCACCGTGCCGGACGCCGATTCCGCCCGGTACACCTCGAGCACGTCCTCGAACGTCAACGGTTCGAAGTAGAGGCGGTCCGCGGTGTCGTAATCGGTCGAGACGGTCTCGGGGTTGCAGTTGATCATGACGGTCTCGTAGCCGGCCTCCGACAACGTCTGTGCCGCATGGACGCAGGAGTAGTCGAACTCGATGCCCTGACCGATTCGGTTCGGGCCGGAACCGAGGATGAGGACCTTGTCCCGCTCACGCTGCTCGGCGACCTCGGACTCGGCTGTGGGGTCCAGCTCGTACGTGCCGTAGTGGTACGGGGTCTTCGCCTCGAACTCGGCAGCGCAGGTGTCGACCGTCTTGTAGACCGGATGCACTCCGAGCTGATCACGCAGTGCGCGCACGCCGTCCTCGCCGCCCAGTTCCGGTCGCAGCGCAGCGATCTGGCGATCCGACAAGCCGTGATACTTCGCTTGACGCAACAGAGCTTCGTCGAAGTCGGTCGCCGCGCGGAGTTCGTTGCCGAGTTCATGGATCTGCTGAAACTGGTCGAGAAACCACGGGTCGATCTTGGTGGCGTCGAACAGCTGCTCCAAAGTCGCCCCGAGTGCGAATGCCTTCTCGATCCCATACATGCGACCGTCCTGCGGGACGCTGAGATCCTCGAGCAACGCGTCGAGACTTTCTGCCTCCACCTCGGGGCCGGTCCAGTAACCCGCGCGCTTGGTCTCCAGCGAACGCATCACCTTGCCGAACGCCTCGGTGAAGTTGCGGCCGATGGACATCGCCTCACCGACGGACTTCATCGTCGTGGTCAGGGTGCCGTCGGCGCCGGGGAACTTCTCGAACGCGAAGCGCGGTGCTTTGACGACTACGTAGTCCAGAGTCGGCTCGAAGCAGGCCGGGGTTTCCTTGGTGATGTCGTTGACGATCTCGTCCAAGGTGTATCCGATGGCGAGCTTGGCGGCCATCTTCGCGATCGGGTAACCGGTCGCCTTGGACGCCAACGCCGAGGACCGCGACACCCGCGGGTTCATCTCGATGACGACGAGTCGACCGTCGGCCGGATCCATCGCGAACTGGATGTTGCAGCCACCGGTGTCGACACCGACCTCACGGAGGATGTCGATCGAGAGGTCACGCATCTTCTGATATTCGCGGTCGGTGAGCGTCATCGCCGGCGCGACGGTCACCGAGTCACCGGTATGCACACCGACAGGGTCCACGTTTTCGATGGAACAGACGATGACCACGTTGTCGCGGCCGTCACGCATGAGCTCGAGCTCGTATTCCTTCCAACCGAGGATCGACTCCTCGATCAGGACGTTTGCCGTCGGCGATGCCGATAAGCCGCCACCGGCGATGCGGGTCAGGTCGGCGTCGTTGTAGGCCAGCCCCGAGCCGAGCCCGCCCATCGTGAACGACGGCCGAACCACGACGGGGAACCCGAGTTCGGCAACCGTCGCGCGAACCTCGTCCATCGTGTAGCAGACAGCCGATTTGGCCGACTCTCCACCGACCTTCGCGACGATGTCCTTGAACTTCTGCCGATCCTCACCGCGCTGAATGGCGTCGAAGTCGGCGCCGATCAGCTCGACGTCGTACTTCTCCAGAATCCCCTGCTCATGCAGTGCGACAGCAGCATTGAGCGCAGTCTGACCACCGAGCGTGGCCAGAACAGCATCGACGGGATTACCTTGCAGCGCCTCGCGGGCGAAGATCTTCTCGATGAAGTCGGCGGTGATCGGCTCGACGTACGTGGCGTCGGCGAACTCCGGATCCGTCATGATGGTCGCCGGATTCGAGTTCACGAGGCTCACCCGCAAGCCCTCCTCACGCAACACCCGGCAAGCCTGGGTTCCGGAGTAGTCGAACTCACAGGCCTGTCCGATGACGATCGGTCCTGAGCCGATGACCAGGACGTGTCCCAGATCTGTACGGCGTGGCATTACTTGTCAACTCCCTCGAGCACTGATGTGAACCGATCGAAGAGGTACGCGGCGTCGTGTGGACCGGCCGCGGCCTCGGGGTGGTACTGAACGGAGAAGGCACGGCCGTCGAGAAGTTCGACGCCCTCGACGGTGCCGTCGTTCGCGCATGTGTGGCTGATTCGGGCGCGTCCGAAATCGGTGTCGAACTCTTCACCGGCTTCGCCTTCGAGCGCGAATCCGTGATTCTGCGCGGTGATGGCAATACGTCCGGTGGTGTGCTCGATCACCGGGATGTTCATGCCTCGGTGTCCGAACTTCATCTTGTAGGTCGAACGTCCGAGCGCACGACCGAGGATCTGATTGCCGAAGCAGATACCGAACAGCGGCAGTTTCCGTTCCAGTACCTCGCGGGTCAAGGCGACATTCGCATCCGCAGTCGCCGGGTCCCCGGGGCCGTTGGACAGGAAGACTCCGTCGGGATTCAGGTCGAGGATCTGCTCGACGCTGGTGGCGGAGGGGACGACATGGACGCGGATACCGCGCTCGGCGAACATACGTGGGGTGTTCGTCTTGATCCCGAGATCGACTGCGACAACGGTGAAACGGGCCGTATCGGCCGGCTCGATGGTGTAGCCGACAGCGGTCGTGACCTCGCCGGCCAGATCGGCGCCGAGCATCGACGGCTGGCCGAGCACCTGCTCGAGCATCTCGCCCTCGGTGCCGAGGGAGTCACCGGAGAACACCCCGGCACGCATGGAGCCGCGGGTGCGGAGGTGTCGAACCAACGCGCGCGTGTCGATACCTGCAATTCCGACGACGTTTTGAGCTTCGAGCTGATCCTGGAGCGATCCCGTTGCTCGCCAACTCGACGTGCGCCGCGCGGGATCGCGTACGACGTAACCTGCAACCCAGATCTTGTTGGGATCCTGCGCGCTGGAGGCTTCGCCATCCTCTTGATTCCAGCCGGTGTTGCCGATCTGAGGCGCCGTGGCGACGACGATCTGACGGTGGTAGCTGGGGTCGGTGAGAGTCTCCTGGTAGCCGGTCATCCCGGTGCAGAACACGGCTTCTCCGAGCGTCCGGCCCTGGGCTCCGAAGGTAGTGCCGCGAAATATCCGGCCGTCCTCCAGAACAAGAACTGCGCTGCTCACGCGGTTGTCTCCTTCGAGTCGTTCGTATGTGTGTCCGGGTCTACCCACTCGGGGTAGACGAGCTTGTCATCTGCTCGAAATCCTGTGTCGATCTCGGTTCCGGACGGGAGAACCCAGCGGATCACGAGCAGTCCGTCCTTACTCATGACTTTGCCTGCCAGCCCTCGCTCGGTTCGGATCGCGCGCACCGACGTCTGCGGAATCCAGATGGTGGACTCGCCCGTGCGCGTGAGCAGAATGCCTGCGGTGTACCGCGACAGTTCCGCGGTCGCGCGGTGTCCGATGTCACCGACGGCGATTCGGTCCTGCCAGCTCGGCGCGATCGTGCTGCCGACGTAGAGCCCGGTCGAGACCTCGATGAGCGTCTCGCCGAGGTCGGCGGGCACCTCCGGGAAGGAGCCGATGGATTCGGCCTGACGCTTCTGACGCCCGCGCCAACCCCAGAAGATGAGGCCGATCATGGCGATCCAGAAGACGATGAAGCCGATGACGATGAGAATTCTGTCCACCCTCAGTCACCGACCTTGGACCGAGTGACGCCGTCGCGAGCGGTGATTCGTCCGCGAAGAAGAGTCGTGGTGACCTTCGCCGAGAACGTCATCGACTCGAATGGGGTGTTGTCGGAGATGCTCGCCAGTTTCTTGCCGACGACCGTCCACGATGCGCACGGATCGACGAGGACGAGGTTCGCAGTCTCGCCGACCTCGATGGGTCTGCCCTGATCGGATAGTCCGACGATCTGGGCCGGGCGCTCACTCATCACGCGCGCAACCCCGCGCCAATCCAGCAATCCCGGTTCGACCATCGTCTGGACGACGATCGCCAACGCCGTTTCCAATCCGAGCATGCCGGGCTTGGCCTGCGCGAACTCACAGCACTTGTCCTGCTCGGCGTGCGGAGCGTGATCCGTCGCGACACAGTCGACCGTGCCGTCCGCCAAACCGCGCCGCAGCGCGTCGACGTCCGACGCCTCGCGCAACGGCGGGTTGACCTTGTTGATCGCGTCGTATGTCTCGAGCCTCGAATCGTCCAGCAGAAGGTGATGGGGCGTTACCTCCGCAGTGATCGAAATGCCCTGCCCGCGAGCCCACTTCAGCAACTCGACGGTGCCGGCGGTCGACGCGTGACAAATATGTACGGACGCTCCGGCGTCGCGCGCGAGCAGAGCATCGCGGGCGACGATAGACTCCTCGGCCGCCCTCGGCCATCCGGCGAGCCCGAGACGGGCAGCCGTCGGCCCCTCGTGCGCGATCGCATTGACCGTGAGGCGTGGTTCCTCGGCATGTTGTGCGATGAGCACGCCCAGCGAACTGGAGTATTCGAGAGCTCGTCGCATGATCAGCGGGTCGTCGACACATTTGCCGTCGTCGGAGAACATCCGCACCTTGCCGACTCCGGCCGCCATCGTCGCCATCTCGGCGAGCTGTGTGCCGCCGAGCCCGACGGTGATTGCGCCGACCGGGTGCACGTCGACCAGGCCGACCTCCTGGCCCCGTCGCCACACGTGGTCGGTGATGACGACAGAGTCGGCAACCGGCGAGGTGTTGGCCATGGCGAACACTGCGGTATAGCCACCGAGCGCGGCAGCGGCAGAACCGGTCGCGATGGTCTCGGTGTCCTCGCGGCCGGGTTCACGCAAGTGCGTGTGCAGGTCGACGAAACCGGGGAGCAGAATCTGACCATGGCCTTCGACGACCTCTGCGTCACCGGGGTCGAGATCGGGCCCGATCGAAGCTATCTGGCCGTCGTCGATCAGTACGTCGGTTGCGGGTTCTTCGCCGTAGACGAGTACGCCCTTCAGCAGCACGCTCATCAGGCACCCCCGTCCGAACCGACGAGCAATCGGAACAGAACCGCCATGCGCACGTGAACCCCGTTCGTAACCTGTTGTAGGACTGCAGTTCTGGGAGAATCAGCTACCGAGGACGCGATCTCCATCCCGCGCAGCATCGGACCCGGGTGCAGCACGACTGCGTGCTCAGGCAGCAGATCCATCCGCTTCTGGGACAACCCGTACGTTATGGAGTACTCCTTGGGTGACGGAAAGAACCCACCGTTCATACGCTCTGCCTGCACCCGCAGCATCAGTACGGCATCGAGTGCCGGTAGCTCAGCGTCGATGTTGTGCGACACCCGGACCGGCCACATCGACGCACCGACGGGCAACAACGTCGGGGGCGCGATGAGTACTACCTCGGCACCGAGAGTCGACAACAGAATCGCGTTCGACCGAGCGACCCGGCTGTGCAGGATGTCGCCGACGATCCCGACGCGCTTACCGGCGATCGATCCGAGGCGCTGACGCAGCGTCAACGCATCGAGCAGCGCCTGCGTGGGATGTTCGTGTGTACCGTCGCCGGCATTGATCACCGCCGGTCCACCGCCGTCGCCCTGTCCAGCTGTCCACTGGGCGATCTGGTGGGCAGCACCTGACGCCGGATGCCGCACGACGAGCGCGTCGGCGCCTGCTGCGCGCAGGGTCATCGCGGTGTCGCGAAGAGACTCGCCCTTCGACACCGACGAGCTGCTCGCGCTGACGTTGATCACATCGGCACTCATCCACTTGCCTGCGACCTCGAAGGACACCCGCGTCCGCGTCGAATTCTCGAAGAACACCGTCATGACGGTTCGGCCCCGCAGAGTCGGGAGCTTCTTCACCTCGCGGCCAAGCAGCGCCTGCTCGAACCGGTCGGCTTCGTCGAGCAGTTCGGTCGCCGATTCGAGAGTGAGATCGGATACGGACAGCAGATGCTTCACTTGGCTTCCCTCGTAGCGGCCAGGCTGACCCCGTCGTGTCCGTCGTGCTCGACGAGTTGCACCGACACGTCTTCGGTACGGGCGGTTGGGACGTTCTTGCCCACGTAATCGGCTCGGAGCGGAAGCTCTCGATGACCCCGATCGATCAGCACTGCCAGCTGGACTGCGCGCGGACGACCCAGATCGCGCAGCGCGTCCAACGCCGAGCGCACCGTACGGCCGGAGAAGAGAACGTCGTCGACCAGCACGACCAGAGCATCGTCGACCCCGCCGGAGGGGACCGAGGTGCGTTCGAGCGGGCGGTGGGGCTTACCGCGAAGATCATCGCGGTAGAGCGTGATGTCGAGGGAGCCGACCGGCGGCTTGATCCCGGAGAAGGTGTCGATACGCTCGGCGAGTCGCTCGGCGAGAGTTGTGCCGCGGGTAGGAATTCCCAGCAGGACCACCCGAGGTGCGTCGGCTGAGTCGAGCGCGGTCTTCTCGATGATCTGATGCGCCATCCGCGCGATGGTCCGGCCTACATCAGCGGCGGACAGAAGTTCGCGAGACGAGCTGGGCGGTGGTTCGGACGCAGGCAAACTACGACCTCCTTCTCCGCCTCTCTGGACGGATCGTTAAAGGATGTCTGACAGTGCACCAGCCTAGCAACGACGCTCCCCGAACGTCTCATTCGGGGAGCGTCGCGTGAGGCGAATTACTCGTCGACGGCGTCGTCGCTGCGCGAGGACACAGCTGCGGCGGCTGCCCGGACCTGAGGGGCCACCAACACGATCTGGCCGAGGACGCCGTTGACGAACGACGGCGAATCGTCGGTGGACAACTGTTTGGCGAGCTCGACGGCCTCGTCGACCGCTACGACCGGCGGTACGTCGGTTGCGTGGAAGAGTTCCCACACCGCAACGCGCAGGATAGCTCGGTCGACCGCCGGCAGACGGTTCAAGGTCCAATCGTTGAGGTGGTCTGAGATCACGCTGTCGAGACGGTCGAGGTTCTCCGCAACGCCGCTGACCAGAGTCTCCGTGTACTCACTGACCGGGGCAATCGAATCATCGGCGCGGGCCAGCTCGATTCGCTCCTTCGCCAAATGCACCGGATCGGCATCACGGGCTTCGGCCTCGAACAGGAAGTCCACGGCCCGCTTACGTGCCTTGTGCCGCGCACCGAGCTTCTTGACCGGCTCGTTCTCGCTGCGCGCCGCACTCTTCTTCGACGAATTCTTCGACGACACCTTAGGAGTTCACACGCCCGAGGTAGTTGCCGTCACGCGAATCGATCTTCAGCTTGTCGCCGGTGTTGATGAACAGGGGCACCGACACCTCGGCACCGGTTTCCAGAGTCGCAGGCTTGGTTCCGCCCGTCGAACGGTCACCCTGCAGACCGGGATCGGTGTGCTTGACCTCCAGTTCGACGGTGACCGGCAACTCGACGTACAGCGGTACGCCCTCATGCGTGGCGACCTGGACCTGCATGTTCTCGAGCATGAATCGAGCACCGTCACCGACGACTGCTTCGGTGATCGAGATCTGATCGTAGGTGTCGCCGTCCATGAAGACGAAGTCGCTACCGTCGTGATACAGGTACGTCATGTCGCGACGGTCGACCGTGGCGGTCTCGACCTTGACTCCGGCGTTGAAGGTCTTGTCGACAACCTTGCCCGACAGCACGTTCTTGAGTTTGGTGCGCACGAAGGCGGGGCCTTTGCCCGGCTTGACGTGCTGAAACTCGATGATCGTCCACAGCTGATTCTCTATGCTGAGGACGAGACCATTCTTGAAATCACTGGTGGAAGCCACAGTCTTTTACGTCTCCTCGTGTTCTCGTGTGCAGGAACCGCCGTGCGTCACACGAGAGTAAGTTCCTTGGTGGTCATGGTCAGCAGCTCAGGACCGTCGTCGCGAACGATGAGCGTGTCTTCGATCCGCACGCCTCCGCGTCCCGAGAAGTACACACCCGGCTCGACGGTCACAGCTGCACCGCACAGCAGTGTACCGGTGCTCGTCTTCGCGATTCCCGGCGCTTCGTGGATTTCGAGTCCGACGCCGTGCCCGAGTCCGTGCAGAAAGTACTCTCCGTAGCCGGCGTCCTCGATCACCGACCGCGAGGCTGCATCGACGGACGCTGTGCTCACGCCGGGCGCGAGCGCCTCGCGGCCGGCGGTCTGTGCGCGCTGCACCAACGAGTACAGGTCTGTCTGCCACTGTTGCGGGGTGCCGAGCACCACTGTGCGTGTCATGTCCGAGTGGTAGCCGCCGACGAGCGCACCGAAATCGAACTTCACGAAGTCCCCGGCTGCCAACACTGCAGCGGTGGGACGGTGATGCGGTACCGCAGAGTTCGGACCCGCTGCGACGATGGTCTCGAACGAAATGCCGTCGGCGCCGTGCTCGACCATCAAAGCCTCCAACTCGCGGGCGACGTCGAGTTCGGTTCGTCCGACAGCGATGCCACCTCGTTCGATCAACACCGCGAAAGCGTCGTCGGCCGCACGGCATGCGTCCCGAAGCAGTCCGACCTCGTGCTCGTCCTTGACCATCCGCAGTTCCTCGACGAGACCGGGTGCACGCACGAGCGTCGCCTGGGGTTCGATGTCGCTCCACACTCTGTGTTGGTCGACGGTCACGACGTGCGACTCGAATCCGACCGAACCCGGCCGCGGCGTCACATCGCTGCTCAACAGATACGCCGCAGACGACCTGTCGATGACAGCGCGCAGATCGGGTACCTGTTCGGCGACCTGCGTCAGATAGCGACCGTCTGTGCAGACGACGGTGTTGTCCTCTCGGTCGGGCGAGTCGTGCGCCGACACGATCAGAGCAGCGTTGGAGCCGGTGAAACCGGTGAGGTAGCGAATGTTGAGCAGGTCGGTCACCAACATGGCGTCGAGATCGTTCGATTCCATGCTGCGACGAAGGGCAGCGCGTCTACTGCTGTGATCTACAGGCATTCGTACAACGTACCGTTGTGGAGTTGCACAGCCATGACCGAAACCGCGACCCCAGGTTCTGTGGGGTCGCCCACATCACGCGCCTCGTATGGATAGGCTGTGCCCCATGACAGGGTGGGTGGTACGCGGAATCGGTATGTGCTTGATCAACGTGGCGGTGAGGATCCTTCTGGGCGTCGCTGTAACGCAGTGGCCGCTGCACGGATCTCAGCTTCGGTGGCTCGGGATGGCAGCAGTGTTGCTTGCGGTCGTGGTGTGGGCGGGGCTCGACGGTATCCGAGACCGTCGAAAGAACCCCGACCCCGAATACGGCGAAGACCTGACGATGGTGTGGCTCAAGGCCGCAGCGCTCGGAGGCCTAGCGGCGGGGTTGATCACCTGGCTCGTGCAATTGATCGTCGACTTCAGCGTCGGTCAGAACTCCTTGTTCTTCGAGCTGACCTCCGGCGCCGCCTTCACCATTCTGGTGATCTTCATCCCGGCGACGATTTCTGTCTTCCTCGGACGCCTCCTGGCAGGTCGGGACGCGAAGAAGAAGTTGGCGGCGTCGGACGCGAAGCGGGAGAAAGAACGCCACGATCGTCACCTCGTCGGAGCCGGTTCTGCATCAGCTGCGACGATTCCCGCTCAGGAGCCCCAGTGGTCGGGCGACAACTCCGATACCGAGGTATTTCGTGCTGTCGATCCCGACGCGCCCGAGCCTCGCGGGAATGCCACGAAGCACCGCGACAATTCCTGAGACCGACAAGGTGGGTGGAAATCCATGCGCCGCATGGATTTCCACCCACGCCTAGTCCCTAGAGCAAGATTCCAGTCGACGATGACCCAGTGTCGTCCTTGGCGATAGCCGAGTACGCAGCGACGAGAAGCGACGGATCCGGGCCTTCCAATCGACCGGGCTTGGCCAGACCGTCGAGTACGACGAATCGCAGCATTCCAGCTCGGTTCTTCTTGTCCGTCTGCATTCCCTTCAGCAAGTCGCCGAACGCATCACCGTCGTAGCCGACGGGCAGACCGACCAATTCGAGTATCGAGCGGTGCCGATCTGCGGTGGCGTCGTCGAGCCGACCAGCGAGCCTGCCGAGCTCTGCCGCGTAAACCAGTCCGACCGCCACCGCAGCTCCATGACGCCACCGATAGCGCTCTCTGCGCTCGATGGCGTGGCCGAGGGTGTGGCCGTAGTTGAGGATCTCGCGGAGGTTCGACTCCTTCAGGTCGGCTGCGACTACCCGCGCCTTGACCTCGACGGACCGACGAATCAGCTCCGGCAGAACCGTGCCGGTCGGATCGAGCGCAGCCTCGGGATCGGCTTCGATCAGATCGAGTATCACCGGGTCCGCGATGAATCCGGTCTTGATGACCTCGGCGAGCCCAGCGACGATCTCGTTCCGTGGAACGGTCTCGAGTGTTGCCAGATCGATCAAGACTGCAGCCGGTTCGTGGAACGAACCGACGAGATTCTTGCCTGCTTCGGTGTTGATGCCGGTCTTTCCGCCGACCGCCGCGTCGACCATCGCGAGCAAGGTCGTCGGCACATGCACGATCTTGACTCCGCGCATCCACGTCGCGGCCACGAACCCGGCAAGGTCGGTCGCAGCGCCGCCGCCCAGGCTTACGATGGCATCCGAGCGGGTCAGACCGATTCGGCCTAGAACTTCCCAGCAGAAGCCGGCAACGGCCAGTTCTTTGCCGTCCTCGGCGTCGGGAATTTCGATGCGATGCGCGTCGATCCCCTGAGCTGCCAACGCCTCCCGGACCGCTTCGGCGGTATCCGCCAGCGGCGGCTGGTGGAAGATCGCGACGGTTCGCACACCCGCGAGTTCAGCGACCAGATCGGTCAACAGTCCCCTGCCGATGATCACCGGGTACGGCGCGGCCGATTCCACCATGACTCGTACTGGTTCGGTCATCGGTTCAGCTCATCCATTGGGGCTTCCTGCTTTCTCGTGGTAGTGCTTCAACTTCGCGACGACCTGCCCGACCACACGTGCCGGACTGCGGCCGTCCGTTCGCACTCGGATCGCCGCGACCGAGCGGTACAACGGCCGACGGGTTCGCATCAGGTGCTGGTACTTGGCCCGCGGATCGGGCCCGGCAAGAAGGGGTCGGGACGAGTTGGCACCCGTTCGCCTGAGTCCTTCGGCCACGCTGATCTCCAGGTAGACCACCGGCAGTGGTTCCAGGAGCGCTCGGGTCCGCTCGGACAAAATGGATCCTCCGCCGAGCGAGACGACACCGGTGTGGGTAGCCAGCGCTTCGGCGACGATCTGCTCCTCGATACTGCGAAAAGTAGGCTCCCCATCGTGCGCAAAGATTTCAGCGATCGTGCGCCCGGTTCTGCGCTCGATCAAGGCATCGGTGTCGCACAGTTCCAGTTCGAGCGCAGCGGCCACCCTGCGTCCGATGGTGGATTTGCCGGCACCGGGCGGTCCGATCAGAACCGCGTACGGAGTCATCGCGGTGGTCGGGCGGCTGTGCCCTTCACGTAGTGGTCGACATTGCTGGTCGTTTCCGCCAACGAATCGCCGCCGAACTTCTCCAATGCGGCCTGCGCAACCACGAGCGCCACCATCGTCTCGGCAACGACGCCCGCTGCCGGCACGGCACAGACGTCCGAGCGCTGGTGGATGGCCACCGCTTCCTCGCCGGTCGTCATGTCCACGGTCGCCAGCGCGCGCGGAACGGTCGAGATGGGCTTCATCGCTGCACGGATCCGCAGTGCTTCACCGTTGGTCATGCCACCTTCGAGTCCGCCTGCGCGGTTCGTCGAACGCAGTATTCCG is part of the Rhodococcus sovatensis genome and encodes:
- a CDS encoding dihydroorotase, with protein sequence MSVLLKGVLVYGEEPATDVLIDDGQIASIGPDLDPGDAEVVEGHGQILLPGFVDLHTHLREPGREDTETIATGSAAAALGGYTAVFAMANTSPVADSVVITDHVWRRGQEVGLVDVHPVGAITVGLGGTQLAEMATMAAGVGKVRMFSDDGKCVDDPLIMRRALEYSSSLGVLIAQHAEEPRLTVNAIAHEGPTAARLGLAGWPRAAEESIVARDALLARDAGASVHICHASTAGTVELLKWARGQGISITAEVTPHHLLLDDSRLETYDAINKVNPPLREASDVDALRRGLADGTVDCVATDHAPHAEQDKCCEFAQAKPGMLGLETALAIVVQTMVEPGLLDWRGVARVMSERPAQIVGLSDQGRPIEVGETANLVLVDPCASWTVVGKKLASISDNTPFESMTFSAKVTTTLLRGRITARDGVTRSKVGD
- a CDS encoding aspartate carbamoyltransferase catalytic subunit: MKHLLSVSDLTLESATELLDEADRFEQALLGREVKKLPTLRGRTVMTVFFENSTRTRVSFEVAGKWMSADVINVSASSSSVSKGESLRDTAMTLRAAGADALVVRHPASGAAHQIAQWTAGQGDGGGPAVINAGDGTHEHPTQALLDALTLRQRLGSIAGKRVGIVGDILHSRVARSNAILLSTLGAEVVLIAPPTLLPVGASMWPVRVSHNIDAELPALDAVLMLRVQAERMNGGFFPSPKEYSITYGLSQKRMDLLPEHAVVLHPGPMLRGMEIASSVADSPRTAVLQQVTNGVHVRMAVLFRLLVGSDGGA
- the pyrR gene encoding bifunctional pyr operon transcriptional regulator/uracil phosphoribosyltransferase PyrR; this encodes MPASEPPPSSSRELLSAADVGRTIARMAHQIIEKTALDSADAPRVVLLGIPTRGTTLAERLAERIDTFSGIKPPVGSLDITLYRDDLRGKPHRPLERTSVPSGGVDDALVVLVDDVLFSGRTVRSALDALRDLGRPRAVQLAVLIDRGHRELPLRADYVGKNVPTARTEDVSVQLVEHDGHDGVSLAATREAK
- the nusB gene encoding transcription antitermination factor NusB — protein: MSSKNSSKKSAARSENEPVKKLGARHKARKRAVDFLFEAEARDADPVHLAKERIELARADDSIAPVSEYTETLVSGVAENLDRLDSVISDHLNDWTLNRLPAVDRAILRVAVWELFHATDVPPVVAVDEAVELAKQLSTDDSPSFVNGVLGQIVLVAPQVRAAAAAVSSRSDDAVDE
- the efp gene encoding elongation factor P, with the translated sequence MASTSDFKNGLVLSIENQLWTIIEFQHVKPGKGPAFVRTKLKNVLSGKVVDKTFNAGVKVETATVDRRDMTYLYHDGSDFVFMDGDTYDQISITEAVVGDGARFMLENMQVQVATHEGVPLYVELPVTVELEVKHTDPGLQGDRSTGGTKPATLETGAEVSVPLFINTGDKLKIDSRDGNYLGRVNS
- a CDS encoding Xaa-Pro peptidase family protein, with amino-acid sequence MPVDHSSRRAALRRSMESNDLDAMLVTDLLNIRYLTGFTGSNAALIVSAHDSPDREDNTVVCTDGRYLTQVAEQVPDLRAVIDRSSAAYLLSSDVTPRPGSVGFESHVVTVDQHRVWSDIEPQATLVRAPGLVEELRMVKDEHEVGLLRDACRAADDAFAVLIERGGIAVGRTELDVARELEALMVEHGADGISFETIVAAGPNSAVPHHRPTAAVLAAGDFVKFDFGALVGGYHSDMTRTVVLGTPQQWQTDLYSLVQRAQTAGREALAPGVSTASVDAASRSVIEDAGYGEYFLHGLGHGVGLEIHEAPGIAKTSTGTLLCGAAVTVEPGVYFSGRGGVRIEDTLIVRDDGPELLTMTTKELTLV
- a CDS encoding B-4DMT family transporter, which encodes MTGWVVRGIGMCLINVAVRILLGVAVTQWPLHGSQLRWLGMAAVLLAVVVWAGLDGIRDRRKNPDPEYGEDLTMVWLKAAALGGLAAGLITWLVQLIVDFSVGQNSLFFELTSGAAFTILVIFIPATISVFLGRLLAGRDAKKKLAASDAKREKERHDRHLVGAGSASAATIPAQEPQWSGDNSDTEVFRAVDPDAPEPRGNATKHRDNS